Proteins from a genomic interval of Mauremys reevesii isolate NIE-2019 unplaced genomic scaffold, ASM1616193v1 Contig82, whole genome shotgun sequence:
- the SLC39A7 gene encoding zinc transporter SLC39A7 isoform X1 has translation MALPGRTQGRAGLYGPVAAMMVCAALIQITSSHEDLHHGHLHEDLHHGHSHAEDLYHGHSHKDLHHGHSHAGHSHAEDLHHGHSHAEDLHHGHSNAEDLHHGHSHAGHSHEDLHHGHSHEDLHHGHSHEDLYHGHSHKDLHHGHSHAHHSHSHGDFHGHGHSHKDFHGPSEADFSHQPKEVHVPHSAEGSPSHQQLPGKERQDLVTLWTHAIGATLLISAAPYFILFLIPVESNTSQHQALLRLLLSFASGGLLGDAFLHLIPHALVPHSHHMEGSHAHSHSPTVSAGHGHSHQGQDHQRMMAVGLWVLAGIVAFLVVEKFVRHVKGGHGHGHSHGGHSHGGHSHAPKAKSSSGEEDNGPQERKASKARAPDKAAPKKRGQESEEQTQESTMKVSGYLNLAADLTHNFTDGLAIGASFLAGAGVGAVTTLTVLLHEVPHEVGDFAILVQSGCSKRKAMKLQLLTALGALAGTACSLLAEGIGEAATAWILPFTAGGFIYVGTVSVIPELLRDAAPLQSLLEVLGLVCGVAMMVLIAHYE, from the exons ATGGCGCTGCCTGGACGGACGCAGGGCAGAGCGGGACTCTATGGCCCAGTCGCCGCCATGATGGTCTGTGCAGCGCTGATACAGATTACTTCTTCGCACGAGGATCTGCACCACGGGCATTTGCACGAGGATCTGCACCACGGGCACAGCCACGCTGAGGATCTGTACCACGGGCACAGCCACAAGGATCTGCACCATGGGCACAGCCATGCTGGGCACAGCCACGCTGAGGATCTGCACCACGGGCACAGCCACGCTGAGGATCTGCACCACGGGCACAGCAATGCTGAGGATTTGCACCACGGGCACAGCCACGCTGGGCACAGCCACGAGGATCTGCACCACGGGCACAGCCACGAGGATCTGCACCACGGGCACAGCCACGAGGATCTGTACCACGGGCACAGCCACAAGGATCTGCACCATGGGCACAGCCATGCTCACCACAGCCACTCGCACGGAGACTTCCATGGCCATGGGCATTCGCACAAGGACTTCCATGGCCCCAGCGAGGCCGACTTTAGCCACCAGCCCAAGGAGGTCCATGTTCCGCACTCGGCTGAGGGCTCCCCGAGCCACCAGCAGTTGCCTGGGAAGGAGAGGCAGGACTTGGTCACGCTATGGACACAC GCCATCGGAGCCACCTTGCTGATCAGCGCCGCCCCCtacttcatcctcttcctcatccccGTGGAGTCAAACACTTCCCAGCACCAGGCCCTGCTCAGGCTGCTGCTCAGCTTTGCCTCGGGGGGACTCCTGGGGGACGCCTTCCTGCACCTCATCCCCCATGCTTTGG tgccccatTCCCACCACATGGAGGGCAGCCATGCCCATTCTCACTCCCCCACGGTGTCGGCTGGCCATGGTCACTCCCACCAAG GGCAGGATCACCAGCGGATGATGGCTGTGGGGCTCTGGGTGCTGGCTGGCATTGTAGCCTTCCTGGTGGTGGAGAAGTTTGTGAGACACGTGAAAGGGGGACATGGCCATGGGCACAGCCACGGCGGGCACAGCCACGGCGGGCACAGCCATG ctcccaaggCGAAGAGCAGCTCTGGCGAGGAGGACAACGGGCCCCAGGAGAGGAAGGCCAGCAAGGCGCGTGCCCCTGACAAGGCAGCCCCCAAGAAGaggggccaggagtcagaggaACAGACTCAGGAGTCCA CAATGAAGGTCTCTGGGTACCTGAACCTGGCGGCCGACCTGACGCACAACTTCACGGACGGGCTGGCGATCGGGGCGTCGttcctggcaggggctggggtgggggctgtgaccACCCTCACTGTGCTGCTGCACGAGGTGCCCCACGAAGTGGGCGACTTCGCCATTCTCGTCCAGTCGGGCTGCAGCAAGCGCAAG GCCATGAAGCTGCAGCTGCTGACGGCGCTGGGCGCCCTGGCAGGCACGGCTTGCTCACTGCTGGCCGAGGGCATCGGGGAGGCGGCCACGGCCTGGATCCTGCCCTTCACGGCGGGCGGGTTCATCTACGTGGGCACCGTGTCAGTGATCCCGGAGCTGCTGCGGGATGCGGCGCCCCTGCAGTCCCtgctggaggtgctggggctggtcTGCGGCGTCGCCATGATGGTGCTCATCGCGCACTACGAGTAG
- the SLC39A7 gene encoding zinc transporter SLC39A7 isoform X7 gives MALPGRTQGRAGLYGPVAAMMVCAALIQITSSHEDLHHGHLHEDLHHGHSHAEDLHHGHSNAEDLHHGHSHAGHSHEDLHHGHSHEDLHHGHSHEDLYHGHSHKDLHHGHSHAHHSHSHGDFHGHGHSHKDFHGPSEADFSHQPKEVHVPHSAEGSPSHQQLPGKERQDLVTLWTHAIGATLLISAAPYFILFLIPVESNTSQHQALLRLLLSFASGGLLGDAFLHLIPHALVPHSHHMEGSHAHSHSPTVSAGHGHSHQGQDHQRMMAVGLWVLAGIVAFLVVEKFVRHVKGGHGHGHSHGGHSHGGHSHAPKAKSSSGEEDNGPQERKASKARAPDKAAPKKRGQESEEQTQESTMKVSGYLNLAADLTHNFTDGLAIGASFLAGAGVGAVTTLTVLLHEVPHEVGDFAILVQSGCSKRKAMKLQLLTALGALAGTACSLLAEGIGEAATAWILPFTAGGFIYVGTVSVIPELLRDAAPLQSLLEVLGLVCGVAMMVLIAHYE, from the exons ATGGCGCTGCCTGGACGGACGCAGGGCAGAGCGGGACTCTATGGCCCAGTCGCCGCCATGATGGTCTGTGCAGCGCTGATACAGATTACTTCTTCGCACGAGGATCTGCACCACGGGCATTTGCACGAG GATCTGCACCACGGGCACAGCCACGCTGAGGATCTGCACCACGGGCACAGCAATGCTGAGGATTTGCACCACGGGCACAGCCACGCTGGGCACAGCCACGAGGATCTGCACCACGGGCACAGCCACGAGGATCTGCACCACGGGCACAGCCACGAGGATCTGTACCACGGGCACAGCCACAAGGATCTGCACCATGGGCACAGCCATGCTCACCACAGCCACTCGCACGGAGACTTCCATGGCCATGGGCATTCGCACAAGGACTTCCATGGCCCCAGCGAGGCCGACTTTAGCCACCAGCCCAAGGAGGTCCATGTTCCGCACTCGGCTGAGGGCTCCCCGAGCCACCAGCAGTTGCCTGGGAAGGAGAGGCAGGACTTGGTCACGCTATGGACACAC GCCATCGGAGCCACCTTGCTGATCAGCGCCGCCCCCtacttcatcctcttcctcatccccGTGGAGTCAAACACTTCCCAGCACCAGGCCCTGCTCAGGCTGCTGCTCAGCTTTGCCTCGGGGGGACTCCTGGGGGACGCCTTCCTGCACCTCATCCCCCATGCTTTGG tgccccatTCCCACCACATGGAGGGCAGCCATGCCCATTCTCACTCCCCCACGGTGTCGGCTGGCCATGGTCACTCCCACCAAG GGCAGGATCACCAGCGGATGATGGCTGTGGGGCTCTGGGTGCTGGCTGGCATTGTAGCCTTCCTGGTGGTGGAGAAGTTTGTGAGACACGTGAAAGGGGGACATGGCCATGGGCACAGCCACGGCGGGCACAGCCACGGCGGGCACAGCCATG ctcccaaggCGAAGAGCAGCTCTGGCGAGGAGGACAACGGGCCCCAGGAGAGGAAGGCCAGCAAGGCGCGTGCCCCTGACAAGGCAGCCCCCAAGAAGaggggccaggagtcagaggaACAGACTCAGGAGTCCA CAATGAAGGTCTCTGGGTACCTGAACCTGGCGGCCGACCTGACGCACAACTTCACGGACGGGCTGGCGATCGGGGCGTCGttcctggcaggggctggggtgggggctgtgaccACCCTCACTGTGCTGCTGCACGAGGTGCCCCACGAAGTGGGCGACTTCGCCATTCTCGTCCAGTCGGGCTGCAGCAAGCGCAAG GCCATGAAGCTGCAGCTGCTGACGGCGCTGGGCGCCCTGGCAGGCACGGCTTGCTCACTGCTGGCCGAGGGCATCGGGGAGGCGGCCACGGCCTGGATCCTGCCCTTCACGGCGGGCGGGTTCATCTACGTGGGCACCGTGTCAGTGATCCCGGAGCTGCTGCGGGATGCGGCGCCCCTGCAGTCCCtgctggaggtgctggggctggtcTGCGGCGTCGCCATGATGGTGCTCATCGCGCACTACGAGTAG
- the SLC39A7 gene encoding zinc transporter SLC39A7 isoform X6 gives MALPGRTQGRAGLYGPVAAMMVCAALIQITSSHEDLHHGHSHAEDLHHGHSHAEDLHHGHSNAEDLHHGHSHAGHSHEDLHHGHSHEDLHHGHSHEDLYHGHSHKDLHHGHSHAHHSHSHGDFHGHGHSHKDFHGPSEADFSHQPKEVHVPHSAEGSPSHQQLPGKERQDLVTLWTHAIGATLLISAAPYFILFLIPVESNTSQHQALLRLLLSFASGGLLGDAFLHLIPHALVPHSHHMEGSHAHSHSPTVSAGHGHSHQGQDHQRMMAVGLWVLAGIVAFLVVEKFVRHVKGGHGHGHSHGGHSHGGHSHAPKAKSSSGEEDNGPQERKASKARAPDKAAPKKRGQESEEQTQESTMKVSGYLNLAADLTHNFTDGLAIGASFLAGAGVGAVTTLTVLLHEVPHEVGDFAILVQSGCSKRKAMKLQLLTALGALAGTACSLLAEGIGEAATAWILPFTAGGFIYVGTVSVIPELLRDAAPLQSLLEVLGLVCGVAMMVLIAHYE, from the exons ATGGCGCTGCCTGGACGGACGCAGGGCAGAGCGGGACTCTATGGCCCAGTCGCCGCCATGATGGTCTGTGCAGCGCTGATACAGATTACTTCTTCGCACGAGGATCTGCACCAC GGGCACAGCCACGCTGAGGATCTGCACCACGGGCACAGCCACGCTGAGGATCTGCACCACGGGCACAGCAATGCTGAGGATTTGCACCACGGGCACAGCCACGCTGGGCACAGCCACGAGGATCTGCACCACGGGCACAGCCACGAGGATCTGCACCACGGGCACAGCCACGAGGATCTGTACCACGGGCACAGCCACAAGGATCTGCACCATGGGCACAGCCATGCTCACCACAGCCACTCGCACGGAGACTTCCATGGCCATGGGCATTCGCACAAGGACTTCCATGGCCCCAGCGAGGCCGACTTTAGCCACCAGCCCAAGGAGGTCCATGTTCCGCACTCGGCTGAGGGCTCCCCGAGCCACCAGCAGTTGCCTGGGAAGGAGAGGCAGGACTTGGTCACGCTATGGACACAC GCCATCGGAGCCACCTTGCTGATCAGCGCCGCCCCCtacttcatcctcttcctcatccccGTGGAGTCAAACACTTCCCAGCACCAGGCCCTGCTCAGGCTGCTGCTCAGCTTTGCCTCGGGGGGACTCCTGGGGGACGCCTTCCTGCACCTCATCCCCCATGCTTTGG tgccccatTCCCACCACATGGAGGGCAGCCATGCCCATTCTCACTCCCCCACGGTGTCGGCTGGCCATGGTCACTCCCACCAAG GGCAGGATCACCAGCGGATGATGGCTGTGGGGCTCTGGGTGCTGGCTGGCATTGTAGCCTTCCTGGTGGTGGAGAAGTTTGTGAGACACGTGAAAGGGGGACATGGCCATGGGCACAGCCACGGCGGGCACAGCCACGGCGGGCACAGCCATG ctcccaaggCGAAGAGCAGCTCTGGCGAGGAGGACAACGGGCCCCAGGAGAGGAAGGCCAGCAAGGCGCGTGCCCCTGACAAGGCAGCCCCCAAGAAGaggggccaggagtcagaggaACAGACTCAGGAGTCCA CAATGAAGGTCTCTGGGTACCTGAACCTGGCGGCCGACCTGACGCACAACTTCACGGACGGGCTGGCGATCGGGGCGTCGttcctggcaggggctggggtgggggctgtgaccACCCTCACTGTGCTGCTGCACGAGGTGCCCCACGAAGTGGGCGACTTCGCCATTCTCGTCCAGTCGGGCTGCAGCAAGCGCAAG GCCATGAAGCTGCAGCTGCTGACGGCGCTGGGCGCCCTGGCAGGCACGGCTTGCTCACTGCTGGCCGAGGGCATCGGGGAGGCGGCCACGGCCTGGATCCTGCCCTTCACGGCGGGCGGGTTCATCTACGTGGGCACCGTGTCAGTGATCCCGGAGCTGCTGCGGGATGCGGCGCCCCTGCAGTCCCtgctggaggtgctggggctggtcTGCGGCGTCGCCATGATGGTGCTCATCGCGCACTACGAGTAG
- the SLC39A7 gene encoding zinc transporter SLC39A7 isoform X3: MALPGRTQGRAGLYGPVAAMMVCAALIQITSSHEDLHHGHLHEDLHHGHSHAEDLYHGHSHKDLHHGHSHAGHSHAEDLHHGHSNAEDLHHGHSHAGHSHEDLHHGHSHEDLHHGHSHEDLYHGHSHKDLHHGHSHAHHSHSHGDFHGHGHSHKDFHGPSEADFSHQPKEVHVPHSAEGSPSHQQLPGKERQDLVTLWTHAIGATLLISAAPYFILFLIPVESNTSQHQALLRLLLSFASGGLLGDAFLHLIPHALVPHSHHMEGSHAHSHSPTVSAGHGHSHQGQDHQRMMAVGLWVLAGIVAFLVVEKFVRHVKGGHGHGHSHGGHSHGGHSHAPKAKSSSGEEDNGPQERKASKARAPDKAAPKKRGQESEEQTQESTMKVSGYLNLAADLTHNFTDGLAIGASFLAGAGVGAVTTLTVLLHEVPHEVGDFAILVQSGCSKRKAMKLQLLTALGALAGTACSLLAEGIGEAATAWILPFTAGGFIYVGTVSVIPELLRDAAPLQSLLEVLGLVCGVAMMVLIAHYE; the protein is encoded by the exons ATGGCGCTGCCTGGACGGACGCAGGGCAGAGCGGGACTCTATGGCCCAGTCGCCGCCATGATGGTCTGTGCAGCGCTGATACAGATTACTTCTTCGCACGAGGATCTGCACCACGGGCATTTGCACGAGGATCTGCACCACGGGCACAGCCACGCTGAGGATCTGTACCACGGGCACAGCCACAAGGATCTGCACCATGGGCACAGCCATGCTGGGCACAGCCACGCTGAG GATCTGCACCACGGGCACAGCAATGCTGAGGATTTGCACCACGGGCACAGCCACGCTGGGCACAGCCACGAGGATCTGCACCACGGGCACAGCCACGAGGATCTGCACCACGGGCACAGCCACGAGGATCTGTACCACGGGCACAGCCACAAGGATCTGCACCATGGGCACAGCCATGCTCACCACAGCCACTCGCACGGAGACTTCCATGGCCATGGGCATTCGCACAAGGACTTCCATGGCCCCAGCGAGGCCGACTTTAGCCACCAGCCCAAGGAGGTCCATGTTCCGCACTCGGCTGAGGGCTCCCCGAGCCACCAGCAGTTGCCTGGGAAGGAGAGGCAGGACTTGGTCACGCTATGGACACAC GCCATCGGAGCCACCTTGCTGATCAGCGCCGCCCCCtacttcatcctcttcctcatccccGTGGAGTCAAACACTTCCCAGCACCAGGCCCTGCTCAGGCTGCTGCTCAGCTTTGCCTCGGGGGGACTCCTGGGGGACGCCTTCCTGCACCTCATCCCCCATGCTTTGG tgccccatTCCCACCACATGGAGGGCAGCCATGCCCATTCTCACTCCCCCACGGTGTCGGCTGGCCATGGTCACTCCCACCAAG GGCAGGATCACCAGCGGATGATGGCTGTGGGGCTCTGGGTGCTGGCTGGCATTGTAGCCTTCCTGGTGGTGGAGAAGTTTGTGAGACACGTGAAAGGGGGACATGGCCATGGGCACAGCCACGGCGGGCACAGCCACGGCGGGCACAGCCATG ctcccaaggCGAAGAGCAGCTCTGGCGAGGAGGACAACGGGCCCCAGGAGAGGAAGGCCAGCAAGGCGCGTGCCCCTGACAAGGCAGCCCCCAAGAAGaggggccaggagtcagaggaACAGACTCAGGAGTCCA CAATGAAGGTCTCTGGGTACCTGAACCTGGCGGCCGACCTGACGCACAACTTCACGGACGGGCTGGCGATCGGGGCGTCGttcctggcaggggctggggtgggggctgtgaccACCCTCACTGTGCTGCTGCACGAGGTGCCCCACGAAGTGGGCGACTTCGCCATTCTCGTCCAGTCGGGCTGCAGCAAGCGCAAG GCCATGAAGCTGCAGCTGCTGACGGCGCTGGGCGCCCTGGCAGGCACGGCTTGCTCACTGCTGGCCGAGGGCATCGGGGAGGCGGCCACGGCCTGGATCCTGCCCTTCACGGCGGGCGGGTTCATCTACGTGGGCACCGTGTCAGTGATCCCGGAGCTGCTGCGGGATGCGGCGCCCCTGCAGTCCCtgctggaggtgctggggctggtcTGCGGCGTCGCCATGATGGTGCTCATCGCGCACTACGAGTAG
- the SLC39A7 gene encoding zinc transporter SLC39A7 isoform X4, with the protein MALPGRTQGRAGLYGPVAAMMVCAALIQITSSHEDLHHGHLHEDLHHGHSHAEDLYHGHSHKDLHHGHSHAGHSHAEDLHHGHSHAEDLHHGHSNAEDLHHGHSHAGHSHEDLYHGHSHKDLHHGHSHAHHSHSHGDFHGHGHSHKDFHGPSEADFSHQPKEVHVPHSAEGSPSHQQLPGKERQDLVTLWTHAIGATLLISAAPYFILFLIPVESNTSQHQALLRLLLSFASGGLLGDAFLHLIPHALVPHSHHMEGSHAHSHSPTVSAGHGHSHQGQDHQRMMAVGLWVLAGIVAFLVVEKFVRHVKGGHGHGHSHGGHSHGGHSHAPKAKSSSGEEDNGPQERKASKARAPDKAAPKKRGQESEEQTQESTMKVSGYLNLAADLTHNFTDGLAIGASFLAGAGVGAVTTLTVLLHEVPHEVGDFAILVQSGCSKRKAMKLQLLTALGALAGTACSLLAEGIGEAATAWILPFTAGGFIYVGTVSVIPELLRDAAPLQSLLEVLGLVCGVAMMVLIAHYE; encoded by the exons ATGGCGCTGCCTGGACGGACGCAGGGCAGAGCGGGACTCTATGGCCCAGTCGCCGCCATGATGGTCTGTGCAGCGCTGATACAGATTACTTCTTCGCACGAGGATCTGCACCACGGGCATTTGCACGAGGATCTGCACCACGGGCACAGCCACGCTGAGGATCTGTACCACGGGCACAGCCACAAGGATCTGCACCATGGGCACAGCCATGCTGGGCACAGCCACGCTGAGGATCTGCACCACGGGCACAGCCACGCTGAGGATCTGCACCACGGGCACAGCAATGCTGAGGATTTGCACCACGGGCACAGCCACGCTGGGCACAGCCACGAG GATCTGTACCACGGGCACAGCCACAAGGATCTGCACCATGGGCACAGCCATGCTCACCACAGCCACTCGCACGGAGACTTCCATGGCCATGGGCATTCGCACAAGGACTTCCATGGCCCCAGCGAGGCCGACTTTAGCCACCAGCCCAAGGAGGTCCATGTTCCGCACTCGGCTGAGGGCTCCCCGAGCCACCAGCAGTTGCCTGGGAAGGAGAGGCAGGACTTGGTCACGCTATGGACACAC GCCATCGGAGCCACCTTGCTGATCAGCGCCGCCCCCtacttcatcctcttcctcatccccGTGGAGTCAAACACTTCCCAGCACCAGGCCCTGCTCAGGCTGCTGCTCAGCTTTGCCTCGGGGGGACTCCTGGGGGACGCCTTCCTGCACCTCATCCCCCATGCTTTGG tgccccatTCCCACCACATGGAGGGCAGCCATGCCCATTCTCACTCCCCCACGGTGTCGGCTGGCCATGGTCACTCCCACCAAG GGCAGGATCACCAGCGGATGATGGCTGTGGGGCTCTGGGTGCTGGCTGGCATTGTAGCCTTCCTGGTGGTGGAGAAGTTTGTGAGACACGTGAAAGGGGGACATGGCCATGGGCACAGCCACGGCGGGCACAGCCACGGCGGGCACAGCCATG ctcccaaggCGAAGAGCAGCTCTGGCGAGGAGGACAACGGGCCCCAGGAGAGGAAGGCCAGCAAGGCGCGTGCCCCTGACAAGGCAGCCCCCAAGAAGaggggccaggagtcagaggaACAGACTCAGGAGTCCA CAATGAAGGTCTCTGGGTACCTGAACCTGGCGGCCGACCTGACGCACAACTTCACGGACGGGCTGGCGATCGGGGCGTCGttcctggcaggggctggggtgggggctgtgaccACCCTCACTGTGCTGCTGCACGAGGTGCCCCACGAAGTGGGCGACTTCGCCATTCTCGTCCAGTCGGGCTGCAGCAAGCGCAAG GCCATGAAGCTGCAGCTGCTGACGGCGCTGGGCGCCCTGGCAGGCACGGCTTGCTCACTGCTGGCCGAGGGCATCGGGGAGGCGGCCACGGCCTGGATCCTGCCCTTCACGGCGGGCGGGTTCATCTACGTGGGCACCGTGTCAGTGATCCCGGAGCTGCTGCGGGATGCGGCGCCCCTGCAGTCCCtgctggaggtgctggggctggtcTGCGGCGTCGCCATGATGGTGCTCATCGCGCACTACGAGTAG
- the SLC39A7 gene encoding zinc transporter SLC39A7 isoform X9, producing the protein MALPGRTQGRAGLYGPVAAMMVCAALIQITSSHEDLHHGHLHEDLHHGHSHAGHSHEDLYHGHSHKDLHHGHSHAHHSHSHGDFHGHGHSHKDFHGPSEADFSHQPKEVHVPHSAEGSPSHQQLPGKERQDLVTLWTHAIGATLLISAAPYFILFLIPVESNTSQHQALLRLLLSFASGGLLGDAFLHLIPHALVPHSHHMEGSHAHSHSPTVSAGHGHSHQGQDHQRMMAVGLWVLAGIVAFLVVEKFVRHVKGGHGHGHSHGGHSHGGHSHAPKAKSSSGEEDNGPQERKASKARAPDKAAPKKRGQESEEQTQESTMKVSGYLNLAADLTHNFTDGLAIGASFLAGAGVGAVTTLTVLLHEVPHEVGDFAILVQSGCSKRKAMKLQLLTALGALAGTACSLLAEGIGEAATAWILPFTAGGFIYVGTVSVIPELLRDAAPLQSLLEVLGLVCGVAMMVLIAHYE; encoded by the exons ATGGCGCTGCCTGGACGGACGCAGGGCAGAGCGGGACTCTATGGCCCAGTCGCCGCCATGATGGTCTGTGCAGCGCTGATACAGATTACTTCTTCGCACGAGGATCTGCACCACGGGCATTTGCACGAGGATCTGCACCACGGGCACAGCCACGCT GGGCACAGCCACGAGGATCTGTACCACGGGCACAGCCACAAGGATCTGCACCATGGGCACAGCCATGCTCACCACAGCCACTCGCACGGAGACTTCCATGGCCATGGGCATTCGCACAAGGACTTCCATGGCCCCAGCGAGGCCGACTTTAGCCACCAGCCCAAGGAGGTCCATGTTCCGCACTCGGCTGAGGGCTCCCCGAGCCACCAGCAGTTGCCTGGGAAGGAGAGGCAGGACTTGGTCACGCTATGGACACAC GCCATCGGAGCCACCTTGCTGATCAGCGCCGCCCCCtacttcatcctcttcctcatccccGTGGAGTCAAACACTTCCCAGCACCAGGCCCTGCTCAGGCTGCTGCTCAGCTTTGCCTCGGGGGGACTCCTGGGGGACGCCTTCCTGCACCTCATCCCCCATGCTTTGG tgccccatTCCCACCACATGGAGGGCAGCCATGCCCATTCTCACTCCCCCACGGTGTCGGCTGGCCATGGTCACTCCCACCAAG GGCAGGATCACCAGCGGATGATGGCTGTGGGGCTCTGGGTGCTGGCTGGCATTGTAGCCTTCCTGGTGGTGGAGAAGTTTGTGAGACACGTGAAAGGGGGACATGGCCATGGGCACAGCCACGGCGGGCACAGCCACGGCGGGCACAGCCATG ctcccaaggCGAAGAGCAGCTCTGGCGAGGAGGACAACGGGCCCCAGGAGAGGAAGGCCAGCAAGGCGCGTGCCCCTGACAAGGCAGCCCCCAAGAAGaggggccaggagtcagaggaACAGACTCAGGAGTCCA CAATGAAGGTCTCTGGGTACCTGAACCTGGCGGCCGACCTGACGCACAACTTCACGGACGGGCTGGCGATCGGGGCGTCGttcctggcaggggctggggtgggggctgtgaccACCCTCACTGTGCTGCTGCACGAGGTGCCCCACGAAGTGGGCGACTTCGCCATTCTCGTCCAGTCGGGCTGCAGCAAGCGCAAG GCCATGAAGCTGCAGCTGCTGACGGCGCTGGGCGCCCTGGCAGGCACGGCTTGCTCACTGCTGGCCGAGGGCATCGGGGAGGCGGCCACGGCCTGGATCCTGCCCTTCACGGCGGGCGGGTTCATCTACGTGGGCACCGTGTCAGTGATCCCGGAGCTGCTGCGGGATGCGGCGCCCCTGCAGTCCCtgctggaggtgctggggctggtcTGCGGCGTCGCCATGATGGTGCTCATCGCGCACTACGAGTAG
- the SLC39A7 gene encoding zinc transporter SLC39A7 isoform X10 codes for MALPGRTQGRAGLYGPVAAMMVCAALIQITSSHEDLHHGHLHEDLHHGHSHAEDLYHGHSHKDLHHGHSHAGHSHAEDLHHGHSHAEDLHHGHSNAEDLHHGHSHAGHSHEDLHHGHSHEDLHHGHSHEDLYHGHSHKDLHHGHSHAHHSHSHGDFHGHGHSHKDFHGPSEADFSHQPKEVHVPHSAEGSPSHQQLPGKERQDLVTLWTHAIGATLLISAAPYFILFLIPVESNTSQHQALLRLLLSFASGGLLGDAFLHLIPHALAPKAKSSSGEEDNGPQERKASKARAPDKAAPKKRGQESEEQTQESTMKVSGYLNLAADLTHNFTDGLAIGASFLAGAGVGAVTTLTVLLHEVPHEVGDFAILVQSGCSKRKAMKLQLLTALGALAGTACSLLAEGIGEAATAWILPFTAGGFIYVGTVSVIPELLRDAAPLQSLLEVLGLVCGVAMMVLIAHYE; via the exons ATGGCGCTGCCTGGACGGACGCAGGGCAGAGCGGGACTCTATGGCCCAGTCGCCGCCATGATGGTCTGTGCAGCGCTGATACAGATTACTTCTTCGCACGAGGATCTGCACCACGGGCATTTGCACGAGGATCTGCACCACGGGCACAGCCACGCTGAGGATCTGTACCACGGGCACAGCCACAAGGATCTGCACCATGGGCACAGCCATGCTGGGCACAGCCACGCTGAGGATCTGCACCACGGGCACAGCCACGCTGAGGATCTGCACCACGGGCACAGCAATGCTGAGGATTTGCACCACGGGCACAGCCACGCTGGGCACAGCCACGAGGATCTGCACCACGGGCACAGCCACGAGGATCTGCACCACGGGCACAGCCACGAGGATCTGTACCACGGGCACAGCCACAAGGATCTGCACCATGGGCACAGCCATGCTCACCACAGCCACTCGCACGGAGACTTCCATGGCCATGGGCATTCGCACAAGGACTTCCATGGCCCCAGCGAGGCCGACTTTAGCCACCAGCCCAAGGAGGTCCATGTTCCGCACTCGGCTGAGGGCTCCCCGAGCCACCAGCAGTTGCCTGGGAAGGAGAGGCAGGACTTGGTCACGCTATGGACACAC GCCATCGGAGCCACCTTGCTGATCAGCGCCGCCCCCtacttcatcctcttcctcatccccGTGGAGTCAAACACTTCCCAGCACCAGGCCCTGCTCAGGCTGCTGCTCAGCTTTGCCTCGGGGGGACTCCTGGGGGACGCCTTCCTGCACCTCATCCCCCATGCTTTGG ctcccaaggCGAAGAGCAGCTCTGGCGAGGAGGACAACGGGCCCCAGGAGAGGAAGGCCAGCAAGGCGCGTGCCCCTGACAAGGCAGCCCCCAAGAAGaggggccaggagtcagaggaACAGACTCAGGAGTCCA CAATGAAGGTCTCTGGGTACCTGAACCTGGCGGCCGACCTGACGCACAACTTCACGGACGGGCTGGCGATCGGGGCGTCGttcctggcaggggctggggtgggggctgtgaccACCCTCACTGTGCTGCTGCACGAGGTGCCCCACGAAGTGGGCGACTTCGCCATTCTCGTCCAGTCGGGCTGCAGCAAGCGCAAG GCCATGAAGCTGCAGCTGCTGACGGCGCTGGGCGCCCTGGCAGGCACGGCTTGCTCACTGCTGGCCGAGGGCATCGGGGAGGCGGCCACGGCCTGGATCCTGCCCTTCACGGCGGGCGGGTTCATCTACGTGGGCACCGTGTCAGTGATCCCGGAGCTGCTGCGGGATGCGGCGCCCCTGCAGTCCCtgctggaggtgctggggctggtcTGCGGCGTCGCCATGATGGTGCTCATCGCGCACTACGAGTAG